The Antechinus flavipes isolate AdamAnt ecotype Samford, QLD, Australia chromosome 4, AdamAnt_v2, whole genome shotgun sequence genomic interval CGGCTTTGATGTGCTCCTCACAGATTACATCACCTTTGTGGAGAAATCAGGATATCGTTTCGAGCTGAATTTTAACCTTGAATTCACGGAAATATGTGTGAACACGATTCTGTACTGGGTCTTCGCGAGAAAAGGGAACCCCGACTTTGTGGAGCTGCTCCTGAAGAAGACCAAGGACTATGTTCAAGACAGGAGCTGCAACCTGGCCCTCATCTGGAGGTaacccttccccctctccttctccctaagGGCAACTTCAGGTGGGAACTCCGGCCCCCGAGACCCAAACGCAGCTTGCACCGACAGGCTAGAGGCTCTGCTCCATAACCCAGTGAGCGAGCGGAAAGCAGGCGTCGAACGACCCcttctgtgtgccaggccctACGCTAGATGCAGAGGCAAAGGGCTTGCATTCGGTCGGGGGAGACAACACGTATGTACGCGTATGATGGCAATTCAGATACTCAGAGATCATTTATAAAGGCCCCACTAAGTGACGGGGACCGTGTCAGGAGGGgggggaggcagagacagaacaGCCCCGGCCCCGGTGAGCTCGTGGAGTCCGCCGCCATAGAGCTACTAAACATGTAACATTATGAAACTCGGCGGCTCCCTGACAAGCAGGACCTGGTTACCCTGCCTCCTCCCCAGTTTCTAGGGCTCTCCCTCCCTGAAGAAACTTGGCAAGTTGGGGTTTGTTtgtaaaacaaagaaggaaattccTTAAAACAccaaaagggagggagggaaggaaggaggaaggaaaagaaggaagaagggagggaggcagggaccCAGGAGGGAGCTTTACCCCAAAGCTGGAGCAACAGAAATGCTGCTGGTGCCGAGTGCGGTTCTCCAGGGTTTGGCGGCTCTGGGACACCGTTAACCCCAAACTCCATTTTGCATGTGGGAACCTCCTTTTGTCCAACATTCCTATAAATATTCGCTGGGATCATGCGGAGGGGAGACAGATCTGGGGGGGGGgacttcccctctccccttttcttccctcctcccccctcccctctgctGGAAAAGGCTTGGATATTAGATTAATGGCCAATGAAATCAAATTATTGCTGAGATTTCTGCCCAGAACAGAGATATACACTCTCCATTTTGGGTAGCGGTTTCCTACAGTTTTACTATTaacaggtgtgtgtgtatgtgtatgtgtgtaagtgaGTGTGTGTGCCCGGCAAGCTATCGCCTTCCCCAAGATTAAATTAGTCGTTTTACTGGCACTAAAGTGGTCAGACATTCTCCAAGAAAAGAATGGAGCTCTGGGCCCCGTGGGGAGCACTGCAAGGTTCTGGGTGGGGAGCACCGCAAGGTTCCCAGCTACTGGAAGGTTCCCCAGGTAGCCAAGGCTTTAAGGCGGATTTGAAGCCCCTCTCAGAGGCTGCTCTGAACAAGAGTCGCTGAACGGAGCTGAGactggttggggggggggggcgaccTAGCGCCCTTTCCGAAGCTGCTTCTGCATTGCGGCCCCATCTCTAATCTTCAGGTCGGAAAAAACCCGTGAGGGTAAATCAGGATTTGATCATCATCCAATATTTGTATGGGGGGGGGACGGGACAGGAGGAGCCTTgctggggggggcggggggacgCCTGACAACGCGAGCAGCCCGATCCCCCGGCCTTCCTGGGCTGCGGGGGTCCCCCTGATTTGGCCCGAGGCCGCTCATGGGCCGGGAGCGATGGGCCGGGAGCAGCACCGTGGACAGAGCTCGGGCTCGTGGATAGTGCTCCGGCCTGTGGACAGTGCTCGGGGGCATTCCCCCGCTGGGCCCCGCCCTCCTCGCACGCAGGAGGGAACCCTCTCTTCTTCCGAGGCCCCCCTCCAGGCCCCCCTCCAGGCCCCCCCGCCAGGCCCCTCCTCGTTTCCCGCGTTCCTCCGCGCCTTCTTTGATGTTAACCTTATGAGTGTCTGGCACTTTCCCGTGTGCGCGCTCCCGGGCAGGCGGGTGATGAGGTAACGGAGCCcctgggcatggagtcaggaggacctggattcaaatgcagCCCCAGACGCCGGAcaagctgtgtaaccttgggcggTCCCCTCCcccgtgtgcctcagtttcctaatctgtcaaatgagccggagaaggaaatgagccAGCCccgtatctttgcccagaaaaccccaaacggcGCCAGAGAGAGTGGGGAGAAACCACGCCAAAGTGCCCTTAACTCCCCCGGAGTCGGTAAGCTCTAGGGCGGGGCCGGGCCGTCACTTACCCAAGGCCTGTGGGCTTAATTATCAGAAAAACCTTCCAGGTAAGTGGGCGGGGGATCTTGCCTGCGCCTCCTGAGGGAGTCCCTCGAGGGCTGCTCCCACCCTTGGGCCCCTTCCTAAGGAGAGCATCCGCCCGGGCTTTCAGGCCGGACCAAGCACTCCCCGGGTCTCCTTGGGAGCTGCACGGGCAGCGTTAGCGCGCTTCCACGGGGCCAAGCGCCGCCTATTCTTTGGCAAGGAGAGCATCCTATTCAATTGGATTCAGCGCGCATTTATCAGGCACCTGCTGTGTGTCAGGGGCTGTGGGTCAGGGGCTGTGAGGAGCAAAACAAGTCTCTGCCCTTAAACTGCTCCCATTCTGGGCAGAGAAGCAACAAATGCGCGTTTTGGCACAGAGTGGGCAAGGAAGGGGGCAAGGAAGGGGGCAAGGAAGGGGGCAAGGAAGGGGGCAAGGCTCCTTGCACTTGGGGGGGAAACCAGCTAAGACAAAAGCACCTGCATATACATGACGTGTGTCTGTGATGATTCCAAAAGGATCCAGTAAAGGGCCCACCGAGCTCGCCTCTGCTAAGTCCTGCGAACAGGGCGGTCCTCGCCCTTCGGACAAATTATGCCATCAAATAGAAGGTGATTTAGGCGGGGGAAGAACGGGGCTCGGAGCATCTCAAGCACGGCTGCCTGTCTGGCAAAGGCAGGAGAGGGATGGGCCGTGTGTTCGGAGAAAAGCAAATCCATCACCCAGGCTGCATTCCAGCAAACGTGGGACAAAGACCGCAGCAAGATTGCGACCAGTTTTAATTGTCCAATGGAGAAGTCTGTTTTTCctggcagaaagagagagccacGGGGGCTTCTTGAGAAGGAAGGTGACTTGGTCAAGTCTGTGCGTGAGAAATGTCAGTCGGACATGGTGTGGAGGCCGGAAGAGCAAATTGGAGGTTATTGTCATAGTCCAGGAGAGGGGGGGCAAAGGCCCCTATGTGCccagagatgggggaggggtgaGAGAGTTGTGGGGTCAGGGGAGTGAGGAATCGGGGAGCAGCCCCAAGCTTTACAGCAAACAGCACGAGAAGGATGGGGGtgctttctctggaagcaggaaAGTAAAGGGGGGCTCAGTTGTTGGAGAAAGGTCAGGGACACACAGTCAGGGACTGTCTTGAATAAGAACACCCATGGGACATCCAATAGAAGCTGTCCAAAAGGCAGCTGGAGATCCAGGCAggaaggtcaagaaggatgagaagctGGATGATGGCCCCCGGGAAAGAGGCCCTGGGAGGTCTCTTCAGAGAGATGATCATTTGCGATCACCCAGAGAGTACCGAGAAAAGTCGGGGCTTGGTTCGAGGCCAGAGTTTGGGAGCAGACAAAGCTTGCTAACGTAGATCGCTCCACAGAGACCTGGGAAATGGCTCTATTGCCAAGAGGAGGCTTACGAGCAGCAGGGCCGAGCACAGCCCAGAAGGGCCCAGACAGAAATGACAGAGACACCTGGCGGACAGATGGGAAGAGAGTTGTGACAAcctgggtgggggggaagggtCAAACCCGCCAGATCCTTCCCGGGGCTGCTCTTTGGGGATACTGTTCCCGCTCTGCGTCCTTAGTCCAAATGAGGAAGCTCTGTGGATGAGGATCCTGAAGAGCACCTGCCTTCATCCCTTGGTGGGAGAAAAAGATGGATGGATCTGGCATCACTAGGCCGAGTTTGGGTACCGGCCTGGTCAGCTACTGGCCAGGGCGTGCTGGGGCCGGCTCGCCTTGGCAGCTGCGCACACGGCCTTCATCCCATCGGATCCTCTGGTGGGCAGCGGTCACCTGCAGCCACATCTCCACGTGGAAGATCAGAACCTTCTCTGCAGCCAGCGGAGGCGGAGGCAGAGGGCAGGCTGCCCAAGGCTCTTCCGGCCAGAGTGGGTCAGAAGTGGACCTTGATCCCAGACCTCTGCCCTTGAGGCTGACTCTCTATCTGAGCCCACCTGGGTAGGCcattgtgtgtgtgggggggtgacAAGTTCTCCTCTTTGCCACAGAGAATCCAGAAGGAACTGAACAAACAATTCTGAGAAGACAAAACTCCCCGGGAGGAGGAGCAGCTGAAACCGGCCTCATTGTGCTGGACGGTTCCTGAACCTACCAAAGCAACTTCCATGTTGGCCAAATACGTGGGGATAAAGAGACTTTGACTTTGACTCTCAGTAAAGCAAATCAGTGACCTCAAATCAAAGATGACACTCAGTGAATGGCCAGAGGACGAGCATGGCAGAGTGTGCCGGAGGCTCCATGGGCACCTGGCGTCAAGGCTGCCTTGGACCCTACCAGGGTGGGCACCCACACTGCGTCACCTGGGCTCCCAGCACTCCTGGGCAAGCTGATCTCTCCCCACGGATGGAACTTCTACCCCCTAATATAGCTTAGAAAGAAGCAAGAGATTGAGAGATGGTAGACAGCATGACAGACGGACACAGGCAGCCGGACCTAGATACAGACAGCTAACGGCAGGCAGGGAGAGATGGGGAGCCAGACATAGATAAACACAGGTAGAAATAGACAGACATGGAATGACAGGCAGACACATAGATACAGACAGATagaggaagacagacagacatgaataaataaatggatagagagacaaagagacagacaggtagacagatggatagagaaatagagagagtgatggatggatggacagatagacaGCATATGGATAaaagagatggatggatagatagatggatagagaaatagataaacATAGGTAGAAATAGATATGGGATGATAGagacatagatatagacagagaggaagacagatagatgtgaattaaaaaatggatagatagatggttgGACAGAGAAATAGATGGATAGCTGGAGAGATGGATAGAGaaatagatggagagagaggggggatggatggatggacagatagcCAGCAAATGGATAGAGAGATGGATAGCTAgaagatggatggatagagaaatagataaacATAGGTAGAAATAGATAGACATGgaatgatagaaatatatagacagatagaGGAAGACAGATAGGcatgaatagatagatggatagatagacggATGGATAGGGAGATGgataaatagagagatagatgaataaagagatggacagatggatacatagagagatggatagatgggtggatggatagataagacagacatacagatagatggatagagagaggGATAATGGGTGGATAGATAGACAGGTGAATAGAGAAATCTGGATAGACAGAATAGATAAAtatagacaaagatagagacataGATATATGCAGGCAGAAAAACAGGTACACAGAATAATAGACATGGAATGATAGAGGAATAGATATAGACAGGCAGctaaatatatagacatagatacaaagataaacatAATTAGCCATAGGTagaaagacagacatagataCAGGGCAGACAGAGAGATgtaaacagagacagacagataaaaatAGGTAGACATAGATAGAGACATAGATATAGACCGATAGctatagagatagatagacaaacaAGCAGGCAGAAACAGACAAACACACAAATCTGGGGGATCAGAAAAAGCCACAGATGCTCTGGTGGCCACTTAATCAGCTGTACACATGTTTTGTTAAAGACAAAATCAATGCAATAAGCTACAAAACAGTCTACTTCTCACCACTCTTTTCTCCTGTTGGAGAACCTGGTTTCCCAACAATATGGATTTTCCAACTATGGCATCATCACTAGTAATAtttattctttacatatatttatttttactcttaATCTCTATTTCATGGCTGTTCCATTTAGCCTCATCAGTTAATGTCGTAGAACATTTCTGAGATATCACATCCAGCAAGGAAAGGTAAAGCTAAAATAAGACTAGTCGTAACAAGACCATCATTGACAACAAGAGACAGTTATTACCTACATGTAATAACCTACACGTAAAGGGGTATGCTAGGTGCCGGgacacacaaagacaaaaaggaaacatgTCACTGCCCCCGCTGAGACTGACCAGTCAAGCCAACCAGACCTTCCTTGCTGCTGTTTGTCCCTTCCTAAGTATGTGGTGGTCATAATCGCCCCCCTCGATGTCTCCGGCCCAGGACCAGTGTCAGACAGACCAAACAGTCAAGACCGACCCCAGCTCTCCCTCTGTTTACATTGTGAGCCGATTTCTGGGACTCCCAGAGCCAACGTTCTCTCGATTTCTCTTTGCAGAACTTTCACCCCAGTGTACTGCCCAAGCCCACTGAGCGGTATCACGCCTTTACTTTATGTAGCCCAGACCAGGCAGTCGAACATCTTAAAAATACTGCTCCAGTATGGCatcctagagagagagagaaagcccgTCAACATCGTGCTGACGATCCTGCTGTATCCTTCGAGAGTGAGGATAATGGTTGATCATGAACTAGTGGACATCCGGGAAGACGCCAAAACGTGCCTCGTGCTATGTTCCAGAGTGCTTTCGGTCATTCCAGTCAGGGAAATCGAGGTAAGCGAACTATTGTCCCCTCCGAGGGTGGCAGCCGCGGTGACAGGGAGAAGGGAACGGTCGGGTCTTAGCTTCCCATTAGGCCAAAAGCAAGTTAATTGCAAGAAATTCAATTTGCTCATTCAAATTAAAGGCAAATGAAAGGCTGAAATCTAAGCTGAAGAAGAACTAGGACTTGGCCacgtgtttttttttattttttaactttctaaatGTGGATGACAACATGCAAATCCAAAATCCACAGCGCCTTTTCAGAAAGTTACTAAGTAGACAGATGTCAGCTTTCTAGATAAGGTGTCATGATTGTACAAACACCTAACAGGTGTCCTTAAAATAAGcaaggaacaaaacaaaaacaaacgcAGGTATATAAATCCcaaccaaaagaagaaaaaccaacTAACCCTTAATTTATATTTAGTGACTTTCACTAAGGGAGCTATGTGGTCTCCTTGGACATATCATAGTGATCTGATTATGGACCACCACCACCTTCCCACCTTCCCACCCCTACCCGCAAATCAGATTTctatgaaaggaaaatatttctatgtatataccTACATTGTAATATGACTATTAATATGTACAATATGATCGTATGTAATATGTATGATCATATTATATAACTATTCATCATAACGTCTTTCCCCAAATTTGGTTTGCATGAATCCTGAGTGAATCCAGTCATCTATTggttatccatccatccatccatatgtgtctttgtattatatatatatttttatataatatatataatctttatatgtctatatgtacatgtacataattatattttatataagcattttatactctttatatgtgtatgtgtacatgttatgtatgtatttgtatataacctttatatgtatatatgtacatatattacatatctatgtgtgtacATAATAAAAAAGTGCACTGATTACAAGATTCATTTGGGATTGATATAAGCCAGATTTGGGGAAAGTGAAATTTATATTTGGACAATTCAGGAGTGATTAggcataaatttattttagaatcCCCAAATCTTTAAAAGGCAACTTCTGaataaattatttgttaaattgaatatcTCTGTACCTTAGAGATCTAAAAAACATGATGCTAAAATACTATCTTGCCCCATTTGTTTCTGTGAACTAAATTAAGTTTGGATAAACTGGGGCTTCTACTAGGGAGCTGAGGCAATGTACACCATTTTCAGCAGAACAGCACATTTCTGTGCCAAATGTTCCACACCAACTAGCGGCAATGATCGGCGTGAGGAAACAAGCAGTGTTACTGGGTACTGCCATTTCCAGATGCAAACTACATACTTTCCCACAATGCAAGAGagtccctccttcctctccagtGGAAGCCTCTAGACTCAAAAGCATCACAGCCCAATCCCACAAGTTTCATGAATGTGGATTGAGGGGTGGAGGGAATGACACCTTTATTTCAATgaatttggtttcctttgcacatgcgcacgcacacacgcacgcacacacatgcacacatgcgcatacgcacacacatgcatacactgcgcgcacacgcacacacatgcacacacgcacacacatacatatatattttttattcttcattaacAAACATTATGAGAAGGGATTCCCGGGCGTCACCAGGCTGCCAAAGGGGCCCAAGATGCATAGAAAAGGGCCAAGGACTCTTGCTCTAAAGGTCCTTgactccctctgtctttctcacaTAGCCACACCATAAAGACCAGGGGAGAGTGAAGGGGACAAGGACTTGGGCTGAGGGAGACATGAATTCCGCTGCCCTCACACACGTAGCAGGTGTGGGGGGTTCCATCGAGTCTTCTGACTAGCGGGTGCTTCCCTTGCTCATCCATAAAAGGGTTTGGGCTGGGTGGCTGCGAGGTCCCTTCTTGCCTAGATCCCTGAGAGGAAGAGCAGAGAGAGAACTCTCTCGGTGCTCCAGGCCATCCCTTAAGAGCTATGACTCCTAAGTCGCAGAGCCAGGGCCAGCCTACCCTGGGAAAGGGAGTGTCCTGACCCGGGAGTGCCCCACACAAATCCCTACCCTCTTCCTCTCCGCACAGGCACATGTCTGAATAAATACTTACTTCTGGAGACTCTGTACTGTGTAATTTGTTGCCTTCAGCTCTCCATGACTCTCCATAGCTCTGCTGCTCGGCCCATCTTGCCTTGCATCCCGCGCTGCACTATCCCTAAACTGagctggaaagaagaaaaagggagaggaccCGCCTGCCTAGGGAGCACTCTGGCCTTTCTCAATGAGTACACAAGGTGCCTTTTACAGGGTGGCCCTTTCAGGTTCCCACCAGCCACAGTCAGCAGCTAACCACATGCCTGTTTGCGGGGCTTCCCTGACAAATTCATTTTCAGGACTCTCAACAAAAGGCTTTCCAGAATCGCATCTTTTAAAGGGGGCGGATATTCTGATTTGGAGTTCTGGTGGGACCTGGGGATACTCTGCTTTCTGGGGCCTcggttttttcatctgcaaaataggaatgGCAAACAAGTGCCTTGAAGCTCGCGGGAGCACTCTGGCCCGTTAAGAATCCCAGAGAACAATGCCTGGAAGCAGGATCGTGCCCGTCCCCCCGGTTCTGTATTGTGAGTGATAAAGAATCGTCTAAATGTTTCAAGTAAAAtcctatttatttctcttcttcccaggCACAGCTGAGCTTGGGAAGGCGGCCGATtgtttccaattggttagattaTATCCCTTCAACGAGATACAAAGATCCATGCGAACTCTTACATCTTTGTAGACTGACCATCAGAGCTCAGCTCCTAAGCAACAATATGCTCCCCAATGGAATATTTTCACTTCTCATTCCTGTTCGGCTACAGAACTACCTGAATTTAGAAAGCTAATAACTTCTTTATCCCTAATTCCTCGAGGATGATCGCCCTTTGTATGCTTCAGAAGTTAATAAACTACTGTATTAACTTCACATTTCTACCTCAATGAATATTTCATTTGACCATCGCCCTCTTTCCTTATCCGGGATCCGAAtgtagaaggtgcttaataaatgcctgttgaatgGATGAAATAAGTGTCGGTGGCAGATACTTTTGTCATACGCTCTCGTGGGAACCAGACTCCGGCTCAGAGGATCCGAGCCCAAGCACCAGGTTTGGGGATCCTCCACGGCAAGTCATTCCCTTCCCCGGGCTGCGGGCAGGAGGGGCGCGGCTCTGGGCCTAAGGGTCCAGGGCACAACAAAGGGCAAACCCGAGCCCGTCCCGCAGGTATCACTCTCCTCAGCGTCCTCTCTCTCCTGCCCTCTCAGGAAACACATTGTCAATAAACGTTTATTAGGCACCTCCTGTGTGCCAAGCACCGTGCTAAGGACTGggaattttaaaaacagcaaatAATCATTCCTGCCTCCGGGGACTCATACTCTAGTGAGGGGAAAGACAAGCAAACAAGACACCCAAGCTCTGGCCAGAATAAACAGGAAGTAAATAAAGGAGGGAAGGCCCAAGAATGAAGTGAGGGAGGGGCTTAGGGAGAAGGTGgggttttagttgggatttaaaggaagccagggaggtcagggGGGCAGTGCTCCAGGATTGGGGGGTACCAGAGAGAAGGCCCGGAGCTGAGAGACAAAGGCTTGTTTCTGGAATGACCAGGTGGCTTGGAGAAAGCCAGATTATAAGGGTTtgtactctctctctcctctggcTTCTCtttatctccgtctctgtctgtctccatctctgtgtttctctttttctatttctctgtctcactgtctctcgCCATCTCTGATTATCagcttatctctgtctctctgtctctgcctctttgtctctgtctctgtctctatgtctgtttttatttctatgcAGTCTTTCTCTGTTGCTGtcttcatctctctgtgtctatttgtcttcgtttctgtctccatctctgtgtgtttctatttctctgtttcttcctttctgtctccgttTCTCAGTATGTGCgtgtttctgtctgtgtgtctgcatgtgtgtatgtatgtgtgtgtgagtgtgtttgtgtgtgtatttgtgtgtgtttgggtgtgtatttctgtgtgtgtgtgtgtgtgtttgggtgggtgtctgtatgtgtgtttgGGCGTCTGTGTgtctgcatgtgtgtatgtatgtgtgtgtgtgagtgtgtttgtgtgtgtatttgtgtgtgtttgggtgtgtatttctgtgtgtgtgtgtgtgtgtgtatgtgtgtgtttgggtgtgtgtgtgtgtttgggtgtGTATTTCtcggtgtgtgtgggtgtgtttctgtgtgtgtgtgtttgggtgggtgtgtgtgtctgtgtgtttgggTGTGTatttctttgtgtgtctgtgtgtttgggtgtgtttctgtgtgtgtgtgtttttgggtgggtgggtgtgtgCACACGGACCCCCACGGGCCTCTACAGAAGCCCACAGAACCTTTTCAGAAAACTTTAAGTTCCGACCCGACACCCAGGATTACAAAAGCCCAGACTGGCCAGAACCGCAAGGGCTCACGAGTCCGTGGCCTCCCGGTCGGGGGCGGAGCCGCTGACCAGGGTCACGCGAGCCTCCCGAGGGCTCCTCCAGACCCACTGGGAAAGGCCGGGGACGGACAGGCTCGCAGGGCTAGGCCCAGGGCCACGGGCGGCCATTGCGTTTGCTTCTAGCGGCCCCGCGGCCCGGGCCCGGCCGCCCAGCTGGAACGCGGAGCCCGCCAGCGCCCCCAGGGAGGGGCCGCGAAGCGCCGAGGATCCCGGGCGCGGCGCTCCCCGAACTTAGAGCCTGGCTGCCTCGGGTCCCAGGGGACAGGACAGACTCCACGGCTGTCCCTGACGGAGGCGCCCGCGCAGCGGGAGCGGCGGGATCCCCACCGGGGCCTCCCGGCAGCGTCCTGCCCCCCCGGACTGCTTCGGGTCGCCGCAGCCTCCCGGGCGGCCCCCTCGGAGACCGGCCCAAGGCGCCAGAGAAACCGGAACCGGCAGCGGGCGCGGTTaatctccccccctcccccatctacTCCTTGCTCAGCTCCCCGGAGCCGGGGCGCGTCAGCTTTGGGTCCTCGGTGAAAAGTCCgtgttccccctcccccaaggccTCAGACCCCAGATCTCGGAGGGGACGGAAGGCCCCAGTGATAATGCAGAAGGGCCAGACCCTCCCGAATTACCGGCACCGGGCAGACGGGGCACGCGAGGCTGGCGCGGGCGGACCCCCGGGCTGTCACCCTAGCAGACCCGCTCGGCCCCAGGCGgccctcgggggggggggggggggccggaGAGGGGCGCCCCCTGCTGGACACGTCGGGGCGGCCCCGCTCGGAGACCGGCCCAAGGCGCCAGAGAAACCGCTAACCAGCAGCGGGCGCGGTtaatctcctccccctcccccatctacTCCTTGCTCAGCTCCCCGGAGCCTCGGAGCCCAAACTGGGCGCGTCAGCTTTGGGTCCTCGGTGAAAAGTCCgtgttccccctcccccaaggccTCAGACCCCAGATCTCGGAGGGGACGGAACGGCCCCAGTGGTAACGCAGAAGGGCCAGACCCTCCCGAATTACCGGCACCGGGCAGATGGGGCACGCGAGGCTGGCGCGGGCGGACCCCCGGGCTGTCACCCCAGCGGACCCGCTCGGCCCCAGGCAGCCCCGGGGGGGTCGGGGGGAGGGGGCCCGCGGCCGGAGAGGGGCGCCCCCTGCCGGACACGTCGGGGCGGCCCCGCGGCTAAGGGGCGGCTGCCCCCGGAGGCCGGCAGGGGGCCTTCCCTGTGGCCGACCTGGGACA includes:
- the ASB17 gene encoding ankyrin repeat and SOCS box protein 17 produces the protein MSKSSKLCRKTSCPRSNIFCNLIDRIVKRPSLQFLGQWGYHCYEPRIYRTLAKILRYVDLDGFDVLLTDYITFVEKSGYRFELNFNLEFTEICVNTILYWVFARKGNPDFVELLLKKTKDYVQDRSCNLALIWRTFTPVYCPSPLSGITPLLYVAQTRQSNILKILLQYGILERERKPVNIVLTILLYPSRVRIMVDHELVDIREDAKTCLVLCSRVLSVIPVREIEAQLSLGRRPIVSNWLDYIPSTRYKDPCELLHLCRLTIRAQLLSNNMLPNGIFSLLIPVRLQNYLNLES